CTCAGGGAAGATGGTTGGCGAACGGATACCTTCATCCTCTCGAAGCTGGCCTGGAAATTCTGGGTGTTCCGGGCTTCCAGACCGTAGTCCATCTCTTTATGGATGGATTTTCAAATTCATCCACAATCTCCGGAACATTGAACACCTGGAGACTGGAAATTTTCTTATGGAGCAGATCAGCCAGGTGATGCATGATAACCAGGTCTTTTTCCACCAGATCCTGAATACCCGGCCTCTGTACCTTAACCGCCACCAGGGTGCCATCGGGTAAAACTGCACGGTGAACCTGGCCAATGGAAGCCGCAGCCAGGTGTTCCTCTTCAAAACTCTGGAATAACTGGTCTAATGGTTTTCCCAGTTCACCCTCCACAATTATCTTCACTGTGTCAAAATCAAAGGGTAATGTGTCATCCTGGAGTTTGGTGAACTCATCAGCCATTTCCAGCCCCACCAGATCCGCCCGGGTGCTCATCATCTGCCCAGTTTAACAAAAGTAGGCCCTAATTCCTCGAAAACCATCCTTAACCGTTCCGGAGCGGTTGAATCCAGATCCAGATCAGAATCGTATTTATATAACAGGTCGCCCCAGCGGGAACCCTTCAGCTCAAGTTCACCAACCAGGTTATCGAACTGGTACTTGGCCAATAAGTGTACAATCTCTTTTAAACGCTGGTAGTCTATTTTTTTCCGGGAAAGGACATCATTTTTATCCCCCCATCATTTAATTATGGCAAATGTTAATTTTCAATTTTTAATGGATCTGCCAGGACCGCACCAATAAGTAAACCCATGGAGATAGCCACGAAGGTCAGGACCACCATTATCAGGTTTGTAATGGATGCGGAATAGTTTTGGCCAGCCAATGTAGCGAGACTCATGAATCCCAAGGATCCTGGCACTAAAATCCAGAATGCAGGTATTATAGATACGTAATAAGGTGTTTTAAGCTTTGATCTTTCCAGAAATGTTCCCATTATAGTCATGGTGACGGATCCTATAAAAGCACCGAAAAGTCCTCCCAGGAGGTAGTTTCCAGCCTGAAGTCCCAGGAAAGTGGCTGATAACACAATCAAAACTCCCAACATGTCACGGTTTCTTATTGACATTAAAAGGTACATCCCCAGGGTGAAAACCAGGACTCCAATATAGGGCGCCCACCAGCCCAGTGGAGTGGCTAGATAAGCTACCATGTACTCCCCTGGAGACAAGCCAACAACTTGAAGACCCAATATAACTCCAAAAAGTAGGAGTAACAGTATAACCACTCCCTGAACCAGGCGACTGGCACCAGATATCACATTGTTAGCGGCCAGTTCGTACATTCCAGTGGCCAGAACCGCCCCCGGGATGAAGTAAGAAAGTGCCGGGACCAGGATGGTGAGGGATCCCTTTACAATTCCCTGCTTCACACCGAAAAAGAAGATCATGGACACCAGGAACGCGGTTAAAACCGGTAAAATAAGGGTTAATCTGGGTTTATCCTCAGAGTATCCTATTATTAAACCCACAATTGCCCCTAATGCTACACAGAATAATAATTCACTGGTTGTGGGTAAAAGTAGCATTCCAAGGCCAGTAGAGTATAGTGCGTATCCCAATATGTGTCTTATATAGTTGTGCTGGCGTTTAACATTTATTATCTCTTTTATACGATTAATACCCTGTTCTGGAGTTATTTCTGCATTTTCTGCCAAGTATATTAACTCATATAATCGTGACACCTGGTCCAAGGGCAGGAGTCCGGGTTTTTGCCTGGTTACTGCCAGGGCCTTTGAATTCCCATCACTGATCTTGATGAGAACGAATGTTGGAAAATCAATCACTTCCTGGGCTTTAACACCATAAGCCCGGCATATATTCTTTAGTATAGCTTCTATGGTCATCACTGCGATTCCTGCTGCAGTCATGGCCCGGGCTAGTTCGGTTAAAAATTCCAGTAAGTACGGTGGTAAATCACCTTCAGCAGATATGTTGGAAGGGTTTATGTGAGATGAATTAGTTTCAGGAACCATTATGACCAGGAACTCCCCATTTACTCCAATAGATATTTGTTTTTAAAGGTGATTAAATCTTTTGGGAGTCGAGGGGAACTTACATCCCGCTGAGCAATGGAATTTATGGAGTTATGTGAATGATGAATCCCGGGTTTACTATTCCGGTGTAAGTGTTTTTAATGACTAGGGATCAAAAGGTTAGTGGTAAAGGATCGGTTGTATGAAACCTAAAATCTACCCCAAAAAATAACCATTACATTCAATTAATTTATGAAAAAAATATTTATCGGGATTATCATGCTGGCTAAACGTATCATACCCTGCCTGGACTGCGACCTTAACGTGCCCCATGGGCGCGTGGTTAAGGGAGTTGAATTCAAACAGATCCGCTATGCTGGAGAACCAGTGGAACTGGCCACCAAATACTATGAGGATGGAGCCGATGAAATAGTGTTCCTGGACATAACCGCCTCCCACGAGCGCAGGGAAACCATGGCCGAGGTTATAAAGGCAACCACCGAGAATGTCTTCGTGCCCATCTGTGTGGGCGGAGGTATCAGGAAGCCCCAAGACTATGTGAACATGCTCAAAGCAGGGGCAGATAAGTGCAGTACCAACACTGCAGCAATACACAATCCTGATCTCATCAACGAAGCATCCAAGGTAGTGGGTAGCCAGGCCTGTGTCATTGGTATTGATGCCAAACGTCGTTACGTGGAAGACCCTAAAGAAAACGATGATCATGTTATTATCGAAACACCCCAGGGATACTGCTGGTATGACTGCAGTATCTACGGCGGCCGGGAATTCACTGGAATAGATGCTGTGAAGTGGGCTATGGAATGCCAGGAACGTGGAGCTGGGGAGATTCTTCTAACCAGTATGGATCGGGATGGTACCAAGGATGGTTACGATATTCCCCTGAACAAGACCATGAGCCAGATGCTGGATATTCCCATAATTGCCTCAGGTGGTGGAGGTAATCCGGAACATATCTATGAAGTATTTGATAAGGGTGAAGCAGATGCTGCTCTTGCTGCCAGTATCTTCCACTTTGATGAGTACCCGGTGCCTGTGGTGAAGGAGTTCTTGAAGGAAAAGGGTGTTGCTGTCAGACTCTAAACATCTTTTATTTAGGTTGACTAAATCCTACCTTCCAAATCTATAAATTATAATATAAGGCGAGGAATTTGAAAAAACGAAAACACATCTTCCTGGACGACAATGCCAAAGTCGACAAATTGGAAAGGAAGATTAAAAAATACAACAGATACAAGTCCCACAGCGAGAAAACCCCTGAGGAGGATTTCCGTCTGCAGGAGAAACTGGCCATGCTCAGCGTGGTGGCCAGTAACTTCATGATGACCGGTCACAGTCCCACCATGGTCCTGACCAAAAGGGAGGAAGGGGACGAGGTTATGATGCCCGTAGGTGGTGGTCAGAAGGACCGGGCCCGTGAGATCATCTGCCAGGCAGATTTCAGGAAGCTATATCGTGGAGGTAAGGGCCGTAAAACCGATCCTCTCATGATCGTAACCGCCATCTGCATGTACGTCATGAGACAGGACAACCCACGAAGAGGAGATATTCGTTATTCCAACGATTTTATTAGGAACGTTGGAGTTACCAAGGAAATATATCAGCACATAAGCCAAAAGCTGGATTTTGAAGAAAATTCGTAATTTTTGATGTGTCGCTCTATATAGTGATAGCAAAATTTTGCTACACTTCTTGTTTTCAATTAACTATAACATTTCAACACCATCTCTTATCAAGGAAAGATCAATCCCGACCTGCCCGAAAAATTGTTTTAATCTAATAAAAATACCAGTGTTTGTTTTTATAGAATGATCTAGTGATTATTCCCCACTCACCATTGGCAATTTACTGATCTTCCAAGCTACAAAACCACCTAAAATATTATAAGCACCCTGGAAACCGGATTCTCTCATTTTATCCAGGAAATATCCTCCCCGGACACCAGTCTTACAGTAGATCAGATAAACCTGATCTTTATCCAGTTTCTCAGCTTTACTCTGGAACTGGTGACCATCATAATCCAGGTTCACTGCCCCGGGAATGTGTTCCTTTTTAAACTCATCATAGGGGCGGATGTCCAGTATTATAATCTCTAGTTCTTTTTCCATTAAATCAAGTGCAGTCTGAGGAGTTACGGTGATGAATTTACCCATTTTTACCACTATTTTTTTATTGTTTTAATCACCTTTCCTATTTTCTATGGCCCTCTATGATTTACCAATATTTAAAATGAATAGAAACAACTAGCTGAAAACACCTACCCCTTCCTAACCCAGGAGATTAGATCAGATTATATCCTCCCCATATTTTTAATTGTCATGATTATGTCATCATTCATGTCCAAAAATGTGAATGTGACAAAAATTCACCCTTTTGCATCCGTAAAGTATATATGAAGGTTGAAATTATATTTATATCCCATACCAGGGGGACAATCAAATATCCCGGAGTTCCCAAAATATGGGGGGTTACAGTTTAAATCCATAGCGATTACTGTCGAAAAAGAAGGAACCAAATACATTGAAACTCATCTGAGAGGGAGTCAACTCCTTCAATCCTCACACCTAAATAAGGGCACTGCTTTTAGTACTAAAGAAAGAGAATTATTCCATCTTATCGGACTTTTACCCCATTCTGTGGAGACTCTGGATGAACAACTCCAACGGGCCTACTGTCAGTTCTCCCTGCAGGCCGATGATCTGCAGAAAAATATTTTTCTTAACAATCTTTACAACACCAATGAAACTCTTTTTTTCCGTCTAATCCGTGAACACATCCCGGAAATGATGCCCATTGTCTACACACCCACTGCGGGTCTGGCCATCCAACGTTACAGTGATGAATTCCGGAAACCCCGTGGAATCTACCTTTCCTACCCTGAAAGGGAGCATGTTGATGAAATCCTGAGTCAATGGGATGATGACAAAATCGATCTGATTGTTTTAACTGATTCTGAGCAGATACTGGGTATCGGTGATCAGGGTGCCAATGGAATAGGTATTTCAGTTGCAAAACTGGTGGTTTACACCCTATGTGCCGGTATCAATCCCCGGAGAATGCTACCCATTATGATTGATGTTGGTACCAATAATCCGGACTTACTGGAAGATCCATTCTATTTAGGCTGGCGTCATCCACGTATCAGCCCTAAAGAATACCATAAATTTGTGGAAAATGTGGTTAATGCCATAAATGAGAAGTTTCCCCATGTTTTCCTCCAGTGGGAGGATTTCGGTAAGAAAAATGCTAGGTATCACTTGGATCGTTACCAGGATGTGATGTGCACCTTCAATGATGATATACAGGGTACCGGGGCTGTTGCCATGGCCGCTCTCCTGAATGCTTTGAAAATAACCGGTACCCAACTATCTAATCATCGGGTGCTTATCTATGGTGCTGGAACTGCTGGTTGTGGTATAGCTGATGAACTATGGAGACAGATGGTAAAGGAAGGCCTTAATCACCAGGAAGCCTATGATCATTTCTATCTGATGGATCGTGAGGGCCTGGTAACCGGGGCCCGGGACAAAATTGACTACTTCAAAGCACCGTACGCCTGCAGTTCAACAGAACCCAGTGAATGGGATCCGGGAGATGATCCCCGGGAACTTCTGGATGTGGTGCGTAATGTGCAGCCCACCATCCTCATTGGCACCAGCACAGTGCAGGGGGCTTTCACCCGCGAGGTGGTAACCACCATGGCATCCCAGATTGAAAGGCCGATAATATTCCCTTTATCCAATCCATTAACCCTAACTGAAGCCAAACCAGAAGATATTATCAGATGGACTGGGGGTCGTGCACTGGTGGCCACTGGCAGTCCTTTTAGTGATGTAGAATTCAGGCAGAAATCTTATCCAGTGGCCCAGTGCAATAATGCTCTGATATTCCCGGGGCTGGGCTTGGGTGTTGTCAGCAGCCAGGCAGCGAGGGTGACTGCGAGTATGATGGATGCTGCCATCGTCGAACTGGCCAGTTCCGCCCAATTGAATGAGGATAACACCCGATTGCTTCCCGAAGTTTCCAGGTTAATGGATGTGAGTAAAGATATTGGGGTGGCCGTGGCCAGGCAGGCCATACTGGAAGGAGTTGCCCGGAAAAGAGTGAATGGTAACATTGAAGCACTAGTGGAAAACAATATGTGGGAACCGGTTTACATACCTTACAAGCCACTGGTAGTTATAAACTCTAAATAATGATTTGTTCTGGTAAATTAAAATGAAATTAATCCAAGAAATACTTATTTTTCAAGATGAGGATTTTTATAGATGGAAAAAATGATTAATAGCCCCCATTAACGTTACCTGACAATTAGGAATATTAAGTGAGATAATCATAAATCATAATTAATTCTGTGATTTAATAATTTAGAATTTGATCAATAAAAGAAGGTTAAAAACATGTCACTGGTCATCAACACCACCACCCCTGAGGGAATAGTCTTAGCAGCCGATAGCAGACAAAGTTACCGTAATATGAAGGGCATGGCCCGTATCGGCAGTGAAAACGCCATAAAACTCTTCCAGATCAACCGGAGGATTGGAGTGGGCATTACTGGCCTGGCCTTCCTACCAGATGGAGGGGTGCAGCGAAATGTCAGTCAGTACATTGAAGAGTTCCGCCGGTCGTCCAAGGTTAAAAACATGGAGGTGAGGGATGTGGCCCGGAAACTGCACCACCTCTTCAACGACAAATATCACTGGAAGGATCAGATGGACCAGATCAAGGCCAACATCCAGAATGACTTGAGTTCCAAGGGGTGTGCCATTATTCAAATGGAAATGGATGAACAGTCATTGAAGTTCAGTTTCAGAACACCCCAGGGAACCATTGAAAATGGTATGGCCCGGGCGGACCCCATTGAAATACTGGTAGCTGGTTACAATCCCGACGGGACCCATCAGGTTTACAGTGCCACCATACCCGGATCTGTGCAGAAACTCCGGGACAGTAAAAAACAGGGAATGGAATACGGGAGTTCATGGTTAGGTCAGGGAGATGTGGCCGCCAGGATAGTACTGGGATTCGATGGTAGAATACAGAATGTGGATTTTGTTAAAGAGGCTATCCAGAACCAGGGCGAACAGCTAATACTGACCCAACTCAGGGGATTGGAATATGCCATCCAGTGGGGGACCATGACCCTCCAGGATGCCATTGACTTTGCCACCCTGATGATCCAGACCACCAGTGCCATACAGCGCTTCAGTGATGGTATCAATGCCGACCCAGGGGACATGCCTGGTGTGGGTGGCCCTATAGATGTGGCAGTCATCACCCCGGACCATGGTTTTGTCTGGGTTAAGAAGAAGAAACTACAATTTTCAGATTGCGAGGTTGATCTGGATAATGAGCCTTTCTTATAAAGATTAAAGAAATTCTTACGTTTTATTTTTAATTTGTTAAATTTTTATAAATCCACCAAAATCATTCTTTTACACCAGATACATCTCTTCAGCACGCCGGTAGAGTTCATCACGGAATTGGGGATGGGCAATACTGATTATCTCCTGTGCCCTTTCCCTGGTAGATTTTCCCTTTAGATTGGCCACACCATACTCGGTTACCAGGTAATGGGTGTCCATACGTGGTGTGGTGACCATGGCCCCAGGGTCTAAATGGTCCACCACCCTTGAAATAGTACCATTTCGGGCAGTGGAGTAAAATGCGAGGATTGACTTCCCTTCATGGGAGTCAAAGGCTCCTCTAACGAAATCCAGTTGTCCGCCAGTTCCACTGTACTGATGACCAGCCAAGTACTCGGCATTGCATTGTCCCAGAAGATCCACTTGTATCAGGGAATTTATGGAGATCATACAGTCGTTTTTGGCTATCACTGCCGGGCTGTTCACATAGGAGCAGGGATAGCTTTCCATGGCCGGGTTCTGGTTCATGAATTCCAGCATTTCCTGGTCACCCTGGGCCACGGTGAAAACGTGTTTACGGGGATGTAAGGTTTTCTTCTC
This DNA window, taken from Methanobacterium subterraneum, encodes the following:
- a CDS encoding AarF/UbiB family protein, whose translation is MMSTRADLVGLEMADEFTKLQDDTLPFDFDTVKIIVEGELGKPLDQLFQSFEEEHLAAASIGQVHRAVLPDGTLVAVKVQRPGIQDLVEKDLVIMHHLADLLHKKISSLQVFNVPEIVDEFENPSIKRWTTVWKPGTPRISRPASRG
- a CDS encoding threonine/serine exporter family protein, translated to MVPETNSSHINPSNISAEGDLPPYLLEFLTELARAMTAAGIAVMTIEAILKNICRAYGVKAQEVIDFPTFVLIKISDGNSKALAVTRQKPGLLPLDQVSRLYELIYLAENAEITPEQGINRIKEIINVKRQHNYIRHILGYALYSTGLGMLLLPTTSELLFCVALGAIVGLIIGYSEDKPRLTLILPVLTAFLVSMIFFFGVKQGIVKGSLTILVPALSYFIPGAVLATGMYELAANNVISGASRLVQGVVILLLLLFGVILGLQVVGLSPGEYMVAYLATPLGWWAPYIGVLVFTLGMYLLMSIRNRDMLGVLIVLSATFLGLQAGNYLLGGLFGAFIGSVTMTIMGTFLERSKLKTPYYVSIIPAFWILVPGSLGFMSLATLAGQNYSASITNLIMVVLTFVAISMGLLIGAVLADPLKIEN
- the hisF gene encoding imidazole glycerol phosphate synthase subunit HisF → MLAKRIIPCLDCDLNVPHGRVVKGVEFKQIRYAGEPVELATKYYEDGADEIVFLDITASHERRETMAEVIKATTENVFVPICVGGGIRKPQDYVNMLKAGADKCSTNTAAIHNPDLINEASKVVGSQACVIGIDAKRRYVEDPKENDDHVIIETPQGYCWYDCSIYGGREFTGIDAVKWAMECQERGAGEILLTSMDRDGTKDGYDIPLNKTMSQMLDIPIIASGGGGNPEHIYEVFDKGEADAALAASIFHFDEYPVPVVKEFLKEKGVAVRL
- a CDS encoding rhodanese-like domain-containing protein, translated to MGKFITVTPQTALDLMEKELEIIILDIRPYDEFKKEHIPGAVNLDYDGHQFQSKAEKLDKDQVYLIYCKTGVRGGYFLDKMRESGFQGAYNILGGFVAWKISKLPMVSGE
- a CDS encoding NAD-dependent malic enzyme, yielding MKLYLYPIPGGQSNIPEFPKYGGLQFKSIAITVEKEGTKYIETHLRGSQLLQSSHLNKGTAFSTKERELFHLIGLLPHSVETLDEQLQRAYCQFSLQADDLQKNIFLNNLYNTNETLFFRLIREHIPEMMPIVYTPTAGLAIQRYSDEFRKPRGIYLSYPEREHVDEILSQWDDDKIDLIVLTDSEQILGIGDQGANGIGISVAKLVVYTLCAGINPRRMLPIMIDVGTNNPDLLEDPFYLGWRHPRISPKEYHKFVENVVNAINEKFPHVFLQWEDFGKKNARYHLDRYQDVMCTFNDDIQGTGAVAMAALLNALKITGTQLSNHRVLIYGAGTAGCGIADELWRQMVKEGLNHQEAYDHFYLMDREGLVTGARDKIDYFKAPYACSSTEPSEWDPGDDPRELLDVVRNVQPTILIGTSTVQGAFTREVVTTMASQIERPIIFPLSNPLTLTEAKPEDIIRWTGGRALVATGSPFSDVEFRQKSYPVAQCNNALIFPGLGLGVVSSQAARVTASMMDAAIVELASSAQLNEDNTRLLPEVSRLMDVSKDIGVAVARQAILEGVARKRVNGNIEALVENNMWEPVYIPYKPLVVINSK